One window from the genome of Pseudonocardia hierapolitana encodes:
- a CDS encoding thioesterase family protein, whose translation MRPSTASTETERPFREAIELTPLGAGRFGAELGTLFTVGPKAHGGLLMVLLARAGLARVDAERPGATPDPVAVAADYLRAPDPGPVELDTEVLKLGRTVSVVAVRMRQDGRLVLAATVTAGRLPDDGVRWSDLPEMPAEPTADAIDPREQGVAIGIANACELRYDAPTFAFARGEQGPPLLRGWARPRGEPTDVLFALLGGDIMAPTVFNLGGRIGWAPTVQLTALLRERPAPGWLRIEARTKAVAGDWFDEDVTVVDAAGRLVCQARQLALSPLDA comes from the coding sequence GTGCGACCCTCCACCGCGAGCACCGAAACCGAGCGGCCGTTCCGCGAGGCGATCGAGCTGACCCCACTCGGTGCCGGCCGGTTCGGCGCCGAGCTGGGCACCCTCTTCACGGTCGGCCCCAAGGCGCACGGCGGCCTGCTGATGGTGCTGCTCGCCCGCGCCGGCCTGGCCCGCGTCGACGCCGAGAGGCCGGGTGCGACCCCGGATCCGGTCGCCGTCGCCGCCGACTACCTCCGCGCCCCCGACCCGGGACCGGTGGAGCTCGACACCGAGGTGCTCAAGCTCGGCCGCACGGTGTCGGTCGTGGCGGTCCGGATGCGCCAGGACGGCCGGCTCGTGCTCGCCGCGACGGTGACCGCGGGCCGGCTGCCGGACGACGGCGTGCGGTGGAGCGATCTACCCGAGATGCCTGCGGAGCCGACCGCGGACGCGATCGATCCGCGGGAGCAGGGCGTCGCCATCGGCATCGCGAACGCATGCGAGCTGCGCTACGACGCCCCGACCTTCGCCTTCGCCCGGGGCGAGCAAGGGCCACCGCTGCTGCGCGGCTGGGCGCGTCCGCGCGGCGAGCCGACCGACGTCCTGTTCGCCCTGCTCGGCGGGGACATCATGGCGCCCACCGTGTTCAACCTCGGCGGCCGCATCGGCTGGGCGCCCACCGTGCAGCTCACGGCGTTGCTGCGGGAGCGCCCGGCGCCGGGCTGGCTGCGGATCGAGGCGCGGACGAAGGCGGTGGCAGGCGACTGGTTCGACGAGGACGTCACGGTGGTCGACGCCGCCGGTCGGCTGGTCTGCCAGGCCCGTCAGCTGGCCCTGTCCCCACTCGATGCATAG
- a CDS encoding DUF4236 domain-containing protein, giving the protein MRFHLRKTLRVGPVRIHLTERGVKSWGLRLGRWSWSARTRRHTLDTPGPGYLRSRGRHH; this is encoded by the coding sequence ATGCGCTTCCACCTACGCAAGACGCTGCGCGTCGGCCCCGTCCGCATCCACCTCACCGAGCGCGGAGTCAAGTCGTGGGGGCTGCGGCTCGGGCGGTGGTCGTGGAGCGCGCGCACCCGGCGGCACACCCTCGACACCCCGGGCCCGGGTTACCTGCGCTCCCGCGGACGGCACCACTAG
- a CDS encoding response regulator transcription factor, with protein MTRVLIVEDEESFADPLAFLLRKEGFTTAVAATGQDALEEFDRNGADIVLLDLMLPGMSGTDVCKALRTRSAVPVIMVTARDSEIDKVVGLELGADDYVTKPYSARELIARVRAVLRRGGEAGAENDGQPGVLEAGPVRMDVERHVVSVNGADVALPLKEFDLLEYLLRNVGRVLTRGQLIDRVWGADYVGDTKTLDVHVKRLRSKVEADPSAPRHLVTVRGLGYKFEA; from the coding sequence ATGACAAGGGTGCTCATCGTCGAGGACGAGGAGTCCTTCGCAGACCCGCTCGCGTTCCTGCTCCGCAAGGAGGGCTTCACCACGGCCGTCGCCGCCACCGGGCAGGACGCGCTCGAGGAGTTCGACCGCAACGGTGCCGACATCGTGCTGCTCGACCTCATGCTCCCCGGCATGAGCGGCACCGACGTCTGCAAGGCCCTCCGCACCCGCTCCGCCGTCCCGGTGATCATGGTGACGGCCCGGGACAGCGAGATCGACAAGGTGGTCGGCCTCGAGCTGGGCGCCGACGACTACGTGACGAAGCCGTACTCGGCCCGCGAGCTGATCGCGCGCGTCCGCGCGGTGCTGCGGCGCGGCGGCGAGGCGGGTGCCGAGAACGACGGCCAGCCCGGCGTGCTCGAGGCAGGCCCCGTCCGGATGGACGTCGAGCGGCACGTCGTGTCGGTCAACGGCGCGGACGTGGCGCTGCCGCTGAAGGAGTTCGACCTCCTCGAGTACCTCCTGCGCAACGTCGGCCGCGTGCTCACCCGCGGGCAGCTGATCGACCGCGTGTGGGGCGCCGACTACGTGGGCGACACGAAGACCCTCGACGTGCACGTCAAGCGGCTGCGCTCGAAGGTCGAGGCCGACCCGTCCGCCCCGCGCCACCTGGTGACGGTGCGCGGGCTCGGCTACAAGTTCGAGGCGTAG
- a CDS encoding sugar phosphate isomerase/epimerase family protein: MTSEMPPGLSPAPPVALSTASVYPESARVAFELAAELGYDGVELMVWTDPISQDIPAVARLAERFGIPVLAVHAPCLAVTQRVWSADPIGRIRRSVAAAATLDCRTVVLHPPFRWQRRYAAQFSDEVARAGEHAGVALAVENMFPITRSGMRTVPYSPGFDPTEVGHAHYTLDLSHTAAAAVDALALLDRMGTALTHVHLADGSGAPRDEHLVPGRGGEPCAEVCERLAASGFDGVVVVEVSTRRCRTRPERAALLAESLLFARLHLQPTARPAPVPVR; this comes from the coding sequence ATGACCTCCGAGATGCCGCCCGGGCTGTCGCCGGCCCCGCCGGTCGCGCTCTCGACCGCCTCGGTCTACCCCGAGTCGGCGCGGGTGGCGTTCGAGCTCGCCGCCGAGCTCGGGTACGACGGCGTCGAGCTGATGGTCTGGACCGACCCGATCAGCCAGGACATCCCCGCGGTCGCCCGGCTCGCCGAGCGCTTCGGGATACCCGTGCTGGCGGTGCACGCGCCGTGCCTGGCCGTCACGCAACGGGTGTGGAGCGCCGACCCGATCGGCCGGATCCGGCGCTCGGTGGCGGCCGCGGCCACCCTCGACTGCCGCACCGTCGTGCTGCACCCGCCGTTCCGCTGGCAGCGCCGCTACGCCGCGCAGTTCTCCGACGAGGTCGCGCGTGCGGGCGAGCACGCCGGGGTCGCGCTCGCCGTGGAGAACATGTTCCCGATCACCCGGTCCGGCATGCGCACCGTGCCCTACAGCCCGGGATTCGACCCCACCGAGGTCGGTCACGCGCACTACACGCTCGACCTGTCCCACACCGCGGCCGCCGCCGTCGACGCGCTCGCCCTGCTGGACCGGATGGGAACCGCGCTCACGCACGTCCACCTCGCCGACGGCAGCGGTGCCCCGCGCGACGAGCACCTCGTGCCAGGACGTGGCGGTGAGCCGTGCGCCGAGGTCTGCGAGCGCCTCGCGGCGTCCGGCTTCGACGGCGTTGTCGTCGTCGAGGTCAGCACGCGGCGCTGCCGCACCCGGCCCGAGCGCGCGGCGTTGCTCGCCGAGTCGTTGCTGTTCGCCCGGCTGCACCTGCAGCCCACGGCCCGTCCGGCCCCCGTACCCGTCCGGTAG
- a CDS encoding phosphoglyceromutase, translating into MGTLVLLRHGQSVWNAENLFTGWVDVPLSETGEQEARRGGELMREVGLLPDVVHTSLLRRAISTANIALDACDRHWIPVRRDWRLNERHYGALQGKDKKQTLEEFGEAQFMEWRRSYDVPPPPIEAGSEYDQEGDPRYAAGEVPRTECLADVVKRFLPYWESAVVPDLRAGKVVLLAAHGNSLRALVKHLDGISDEDIVGLNIPTGIPLRYELDDELRPTEPGGQYLDPDAAVAAAAAVAAQGR; encoded by the coding sequence ATGGGAACACTGGTGCTGCTGCGACACGGGCAGAGCGTGTGGAACGCGGAGAACCTGTTCACCGGATGGGTGGACGTGCCGCTCTCCGAGACGGGGGAGCAGGAGGCCCGCCGCGGGGGCGAGCTGATGCGCGAGGTGGGGCTGCTGCCCGACGTCGTGCACACGTCGCTGCTGCGGCGGGCGATCTCCACCGCGAACATCGCCCTGGACGCGTGCGACCGGCACTGGATCCCGGTGCGGCGGGACTGGCGGCTCAACGAGCGGCACTACGGCGCGCTGCAGGGCAAGGACAAGAAGCAGACGCTCGAGGAGTTCGGCGAGGCGCAGTTCATGGAGTGGCGCCGCTCGTACGACGTGCCGCCGCCGCCCATCGAGGCGGGTTCCGAGTACGACCAGGAGGGCGACCCCCGGTACGCCGCCGGCGAGGTCCCGCGCACGGAGTGCCTCGCCGACGTCGTCAAGCGGTTCCTGCCCTACTGGGAGTCGGCGGTCGTGCCCGACCTGCGCGCCGGGAAGGTCGTGCTGCTGGCCGCGCACGGCAACTCGCTGCGGGCGCTGGTGAAGCACCTCGACGGGATCTCCGACGAGGACATCGTCGGCCTGAACATCCCCACCGGCATCCCGCTGCGCTACGAGCTGGACGACGAGCTGCGTCCGACGGAGCCGGGCGGGCAGTACCTCGACCCGGATGCCGCGGTCGCGGCGGCGGCGGCAGTGGCCGCGCAGGGGCGCTGA
- a CDS encoding Ppx/GppA phosphatase family protein has translation MRLGVLDVGSNTVHLLVVDAHRGAHPTPMTSDKTQLRLTDHLDDTGALTTAGSDALVRAVERGGAAAAAAGCEDLIAFATSALRDATNSAAVLERVRQRTGVGLEVLPGEDEARYTFLAVRRWYGWSAGRLLVLDIGGGSLELATGIDEQPAVAASLPLGAARLTRDFFRTDPPGRKEIEALREHLDAELAPVAKELRRSNPPDLAVGTSKTFRSLARLAGAAPSGAGPRVRRTLTDVALRQLAAFVTRMSPGDLAELEGVSASRAHQLAAGALVAEAAMRALRVPQLEIYPWALREGVILRRLDTLDGTAQIDRSAQDAPERLGRLTTYEARCTG, from the coding sequence GTGCGCCTCGGTGTGCTCGACGTCGGTTCCAACACCGTCCACCTCCTCGTGGTGGACGCGCACCGCGGTGCCCACCCCACTCCGATGACGTCGGACAAGACCCAGCTGCGCCTCACGGACCACCTCGACGACACGGGTGCGCTCACGACGGCGGGGTCCGACGCGCTCGTCAGGGCCGTCGAGCGGGGCGGTGCGGCCGCCGCGGCCGCGGGCTGCGAGGACCTGATCGCGTTCGCCACCTCGGCGCTGCGCGATGCCACCAACTCGGCCGCCGTGCTCGAGCGCGTGCGGCAGCGCACCGGCGTCGGGCTGGAGGTGCTGCCCGGCGAGGACGAGGCGCGCTACACCTTCCTGGCGGTCCGCCGCTGGTACGGGTGGTCGGCGGGCAGGCTGCTCGTGCTCGACATCGGCGGCGGCTCCCTCGAGCTGGCCACGGGGATCGACGAGCAACCGGCCGTCGCGGCGTCGCTCCCGCTCGGCGCGGCCCGGCTCACCCGCGACTTCTTCCGCACCGACCCGCCGGGGCGCAAGGAGATCGAGGCGTTGCGCGAGCACCTCGACGCCGAGCTGGCCCCGGTGGCGAAGGAGCTGCGGCGGTCGAACCCGCCGGACCTCGCCGTCGGCACCTCGAAGACGTTCCGCTCCCTCGCCCGCCTCGCGGGCGCCGCGCCCTCCGGTGCCGGGCCCCGGGTGCGGCGCACACTCACCGACGTCGCGCTCAGGCAGCTGGCCGCGTTCGTCACCCGCATGTCGCCCGGTGATCTCGCCGAGCTCGAAGGTGTCAGCGCGAGCCGGGCCCACCAACTCGCCGCCGGCGCGCTCGTCGCGGAGGCCGCGATGCGGGCCCTGCGGGTTCCGCAGCTCGAGATCTACCCGTGGGCGTTGCGGGAGGGAGTGATCCTCAGAAGGCTCGACACGCTCGATGGGACGGCCCAGATCGACCGCTCGGCGCAGGACGCGCCCGAACGGCTTGGACGCTTGACGACGTACGAGGCACGGTGTACTGGATGA
- a CDS encoding sensor histidine kinase has translation MDALLCVAIAAGALVLGLLLGLRRGRRREEPIPVPVAPVPDPTVADLLERVFRSTDEGLAVLDRSGDVVLHNPRAAELGVVRGDLPDARAATASQHVLHSGTTVDVDLSPLDHRGRQPAAVLAHVRPLGGGFSMVEAADTSEAVRLEATRRDFVANVSHELKTPVGAIGLLAEAVLDAVDDPVEVRRFGTKILNEANRLGNLVTELIALSRLTGAERLPELQVVDVDEVVQEALARSRLSAEAAGIEIIVDRPTGLEVEGDLTLLVTALSNLVENAIAYSPADSAVSVSRRRCGHWVEIAVTDRGIGIAPEHQKRVFERFFRVDPARSRATGGTGLGLAIVKHVLANHGGEVRLWSSPGTGSTFTMRLPVHVEPETESSGSDAGPDAVPDHGLADPTSRPVDVPDRVG, from the coding sequence GTGGACGCGCTGCTCTGCGTGGCGATCGCGGCGGGTGCGCTGGTGCTCGGCCTGCTGCTCGGGCTCCGTCGGGGGCGCCGGCGCGAGGAGCCCATCCCCGTGCCGGTCGCGCCGGTGCCCGACCCGACCGTCGCCGACCTGCTGGAACGGGTGTTCCGATCCACGGACGAGGGCCTCGCCGTGCTCGACCGCAGCGGCGACGTCGTGCTGCACAACCCGCGCGCCGCCGAGCTCGGCGTGGTGCGCGGCGACCTCCCCGATGCGCGTGCCGCCACCGCGAGCCAGCACGTGCTCCACTCGGGCACCACCGTGGACGTCGACCTCTCCCCGCTCGACCACCGCGGCCGCCAGCCCGCGGCCGTGCTGGCCCACGTGCGCCCGCTGGGCGGCGGCTTCAGCATGGTCGAGGCGGCCGACACGTCCGAGGCGGTGCGGCTGGAGGCCACCCGGCGCGACTTCGTGGCGAACGTCAGCCACGAGCTGAAGACACCGGTGGGGGCCATCGGGTTGCTCGCCGAGGCCGTGCTCGACGCGGTCGACGACCCCGTCGAGGTGCGCCGGTTCGGCACGAAGATCCTCAACGAGGCCAACCGGCTGGGCAACCTCGTCACCGAGCTGATCGCGCTGTCCCGGCTCACCGGCGCTGAGCGGCTGCCGGAGCTGCAGGTCGTGGACGTCGACGAGGTCGTGCAGGAGGCGCTCGCCCGCTCGCGGCTGTCCGCCGAGGCGGCCGGCATCGAGATCATCGTCGACCGGCCGACCGGCCTCGAGGTCGAAGGCGACCTGACGTTGCTGGTCACGGCCCTGTCCAACCTGGTCGAGAACGCCATCGCGTACTCGCCCGCCGACTCGGCGGTCTCGGTGTCGCGCCGGCGATGCGGGCACTGGGTCGAGATCGCCGTCACCGACCGCGGCATCGGCATCGCGCCCGAGCACCAGAAGCGCGTCTTCGAACGGTTCTTCCGCGTCGACCCCGCCCGGTCGCGCGCCACCGGCGGCACCGGCCTCGGCCTGGCGATCGTCAAGCACGTGCTCGCCAACCACGGCGGCGAGGTGCGGCTGTGGAGCAGCCCCGGCACCGGGTCGACGTTCACGATGCGCCTGCCCGTGCACGTCGAACCCGAGACCGAGTCCAGCGGGTCCGATGCCGGGCCCGACGCAGTACCCGACCACGGGCTCGCCGACCCCACGAGCCGGCCCGTCGATGTGCCCGACCGCGTCGGGTGA